caaacacaaaactaaaataactTAATGAATCTATTCGGTTCGAAAAAAGTCAGTTGGTTATTCAAGCCTACatcagtttaattttatttactttttttattacccTTGTTggcatttaaataatttctttaGTGTACTAATATACATTTTGTTAAGGATCGGAAATGTTAATATGAACCTTTTGAGGGCTCAACATCGACTTTTGAAAACTTTGTTGATCAGTTCCTCTTTTAAAACATACTGGCTTAGTGGCGAGACAGCTAGATATAGAACGCCGTTGCAAACAAACACCTAACACGGATCGAAAGTCCGAGGGTGAAGGGGAGAAGCAAATGAGCCAAAGGAATGACATGAAATCGTTTGTTTTATAACGCTTTGTAatacattaaattaaaaaaaagtcctCTTGGTGGTTTCCTCGTTAAAAGATTTTCTTATGCTGCTCAAAAAGCCATGATATTAGTTCATGGATGAGGCATATTCAAACGTGTAGGAATaatcgatgtttttttttaattttaagtttaatATTTCTGATTGATGTTTGTGATTTTGTAACTTGACTCGTTAATGCATGCACCGAAAAGTAAAGATATTTCTCACGcttaataaaaaatgtttgctaaACATAGATGTGGGCATTGAGAACCTCTGGTAACCTTTATAGGGTTACCCTAGTGCAGCATGCTGATCGCTGGATTCAGTTTAGCTGgtagaaaatttcaaattaaaaaaattaattttggtTTGCTTAAAAAGCAAACGATTCCAAAACTATAGAGAGAATTTTATTGAGATAGATTTAAACCctcatttttgaaaacaaaaccattcaaaATGCAGACTAGATTAGCGTCACTAACTATAAGACTTCTACCTCTACCACGAGGAGCATTTAATTAAGAATCTGATCATGATCAGTGGTGGTTTTCACCGAATTCAAGCACTCTTCCGGCGACCGGCCGACGACGAAATATTTCGCATTCCGCCGAAATTTTTGGGCTGGAGTAATTTGAACCGAGTGTATTCCGATCAGCGATCGCTCATTAAAGCTCGCACTGCTCGAGGGCTCGCTCGATGGCAAGGATGCCCTTTTGCATACATAATAGCCAACGTCGAGACCCGACGAGAAGCACGTGGACTAACGCGCCGATCGCAGCGTGCCGTGAGCACTGAAACCGAGAGTCATTTCGCTGTCGGTTCTTTTTTTAAGACGTTCCTGCTGGCTGCTTGTGCAACTACGCATCGAACACGTTGGAAAATTGGCTTTCgttaacaatttattttgcGTCACACTGCACACGCAGCTCCTTGCCGCCTTCGCGTAACATAAGATGTCTAACTTTTTCAACGATTGAATCACTTTAAAGTGATAAAGCCAACTTTAAGCAAATACCAACTGGATAATAACTAGATTGAACTTTTTTTActtaaaatgcaaataatttgAGACTAAAAAGGAACGCAAACCGTTAAAAATTGATGGTACGAATCAGTAAAGCGTTTAATAAGTAGATAGGTAAATAGATTCATAGATGGAtctaacaataaaaaaaaatgatatagTAAAACAAGAACATTAGAAATGTTCGTGTGTTTAGTTGAATAAATAATCTCTTAAGCTATTTTGAGCCTTCTCAAGCCTTTGAAGGTAGTTGCGTTTTAGTTTACTTCAAGTTACTCAATTTACTTTGCTTATTacgttttaataaaaatcaagAATTTTATTGTCTTACTATTTGATTGTCTGCTAACAATTTCActtcttgttttgttgtgcaGCTTTCTATTCTGGTAACTGGTTTAGAAAGAGACTAATGCTTTGTTTACTTCGTCTCTCTTTGCTTAAAACTTACCTAGgtagtttttttcgtttagtttCGCTATGTTTTGATTGACTTGAACTGATAAAGATTGTTTAAGAGGATGTAATTGGCTAGTTTCTTGTGttattcgtttcgtttgcccccttttttgtttttttctcgtttactGTTTTTCATTAcgttttttctctttatttcACTGCTTTGTGTTCTGTGCTGGAGTTGGTTTGTTAGTTGTTGGCCGGTTAAGTGATTACCGCGTTAAGTAATACCGCGCAACGTCACAGCATGTTCTAAAAGCAATGTAGTTTGAAAGAAAAGGACACCGTTGACCCGGTTAAATAATATTTGAGCGGTTTGCTGATGGCTTCCTCTGGCGTATCATTGGATctgctttcccttttcctcgATCAAAACCGAACGCATCGCCATCTGGTTACTCGGTCACTGGACCAGGTTgcattcactttttttttcacttctttttggcgctcgattttgttttggctTTCGATGGTTTTCGTAGCCGTAGGGGTTGTTTtatggggtgtgtgtgtgtgtgattcgGTTTCGAAACCAAACCCCAAACGGGGTCGGAGCGTGATCGGGTTGTTTCGTTCCCCGATGCGCACGATCGCACTGAGTTTATAGAGTTTGTCCCGAGGGTTGCCTGGGATTGTCTGGGGCCTCCCACACCGCCCTCGGCGCCATCTTGGCCCTCCATCTTGGCTACTGCGCGCCAAATTTTTCGCTTCTTTTAATGGAACGTGAACGACGCACGCGCTCGAATTTTCggttttccaccctttttaACGGTGCTCCTTCACCTTGCCCGGCAGCTAGGAATCCCATctttggtgtgtgtttgtgtttttgtgtgtttgctggTTGTTGGTAtgcccattttttttcctcaaaccCCCAAACATTCACTCGGTAAGGCACGCGAAAGACGCCGCAAAGTGGTGCAAAAATAAGCCAATCTTTGGGGCCAGCGCGCTTTACAATCCGTTGAGCAATCGGTTCGCCGCGATTACCCTTCCCTCCCCGGACCCTCCCCCACTCTCCCGCGGGGCCGAAATTCGAACAAGATTCGCCCGTTCGGTCGGGTTCGCAATCGACGGCATTTATTTTCGCTGGCTCTCGGACCAGTTGGCACTTAGGGCGATGCAGCAATGGTCGCTGAAGAGGCGCAACCCGGCTCAGGCCGCGAGACCTTGCGTGAACGGCTGCAGAACGAGTTTGTGAGCAGCAAGCGCGGCTTCGAGCGGGGTGGAGCAAATGTTAAATGTCAACAATTGTCCACCCGTGGCGGAGATGGAAATCGAAGAAGATGGATGCGCCACGAAAAAACGTTAAACCATCGTGAAGCTGCTGCTATGCTGATGTCTTCGCGCCGAGTTTACTGAGGTGCGACCCTGAAAAGGGCTGTTTACAATCGACAATGCGGGGAGCGAGAAGGAATTAACCGTTCATCCACCCTTattacaaaacgaaaaaaacgaaaatgcaaACGAACTAGATAGAAGGTAAAAGGgagttgttttctttgcattcCTTACTTAGCAACTGACCAGAAAAATAAAGTGATGGAAAAACTATCAGCAACACGATTTCTGAATAGAATACCACAACAATTAGTAAAAGTCTGATATAAAATATGGTAATTGAAGATGAACGATGAGCACAGGACTAAAAGTTTCTGAAAACTGTTTCTCACTATGTGGTATTTAACTTTCTGAAGAATAGTTTCAGCCTACTTTTCTCAAACAAACTTGAAAACACtcataatttattaaataagTCAGAAAACTAGACAATGTAATTCATTCGGTCGAGAACAACAAACGAATTATACTGCTTTGTGGTTAAGAAACACAACTAAAAATGGTTAAGAAACACAATAATTCATCAACTCGGAAGGTATTTCTTGTTCCCAATGTCGTTCATTAGTGCGGGTTTGAGGTCCAGAAAGTGTTTGATAGCAAGCGTGAGCTAAATTCTGGAAACAATCGTTTAATTAGATTTTAAGAGATGTAAAGTCTCGTCAACGAGGAATTTAAACTCGAGTTTGACTTTACACTAACAAACGTCGAGAGATGTATTGCCACAGGAATTGTTAAGCTTTTCCCAATTTCATGCTGACTGCTTCCCACCGTGCAATGGTGGGAAGAggtgtaaggaaaaaaaaggccgTGTACGCAGCATGAAGAGAACGAGGCAAGCGGCATCCCTTAATGGCGACAAATCCCGCTGGTGAGCGGATGGTGAGAAAAAACATGACTATAATTACCGTGACGCTGGCTACCGGCACTCGCTACCAAACACTGTGGCGTCGCTGACAGCCGAGACAGCTTACGAACGCACCGTCGTCACGcatcattaaacttttgctTGTGAGACGTACACCATCTCGGGTGTAAGTACCCCTCCCCGGGTGTTATTATTATAGGGCGGGTGGTGGGCGGCAGATGCATGCGGTGCAACAAGTCAAGTGCTCATCAGACACCGCACGGTAGTTGTTAGGTatacacacgcgcgcgcacgaGCCAAGGTCGTGAATGCGTTTTAATGCGCCTCCGATGACGCCTCTCCTGGGGTGCGTTGTTCTGATGCCGCGGATGCGATTGCGCAATCGCCGCACGGGAGAAAGAGAAGGCTGGGAAAGGGACCACGGCGTGTTTGCGGACCTCGTTTGTGGAGCAAGGTGATCGTTCCGTCCAAAACGGGTTCTCCCGGCCGTTCTGCGGAAACCTGGTGTGACCCAGAAATCATGCGAACCTGTCGCGCTGAGCTGTGGACCAGTTTGTGGACCGACGGCGAATACTTTCCCTCTCCGGCGACGGCTTGCAGTCACCCTCGGTAGAAGGTGCCCACTAGGATAggcgcttttttttgttgtccagCAGGTAGCCCAGTCAGGTCCTGGATGTCTTGGTGCCCTGCTCGGTTCGGGTTTGCCCATCCATTGTACGCCCCAAAAACTAGCCGACCACTTCGGAACCATTCTCAGTTGCAAGCCAACCGTGGACCGGTTTAAAGCCTTTCTCTGTGCACGCTGTCTCCGTGAGGACACTCCGTTATCGGCGCTGGATCCCGAGTCAGTCGCGACCGACGACGCTTCCTATCAACACACGTCTCAGAGCCGGCCGTCGATCAATCAACCTGTGCAAAACATTTAACAAGATGAACACTGCCCGGAAAGTGAACCGCTGGCTGCTGCTGGTCTGCTCGGTGATCGTCGTTGTGGCACTCGCAGCAGAGAGAACCTCGGCGGCGCCCGCCATTGAGTCCGGCGGTGTGTTCTCGAGGCTTAGCCGGCGCGTCCAGAAGTCAACACCGTCCACCGTGGCGCCCCTGAAGGATACCAGACCGTCGAAAGCGATCGGTCGGTTGTTCAAGAGCCGCTCCGCCACGACGCCAACGGCGGCACTGACCACCGCTGCCCCCGGTAAGGGCTCCAAGACGCTGGAGCATGTGGAGTCCATACGCCAGCGGCTCGATGAGACCGTCCAGAAGGTGCGTGCCCGCTCGAAGGAGTTCCAGATGGGGCAGGAGCAGAAGCGGGTGGACCGGAAGCTGCACCGTGATCAGAAGAAGGTGGAACGCGAAGCGCAGCCCTCCGCACTGACGGCGTCGATCAACCCGCACAACCTTAAAATGCCTGAGTGTCCGGCCGGGAAGGTGTACAACGGGCGTCGGTGTGTGTTGTCGAGCAAGCTGACCAAGCACTGAAGCGCCAACCCTAGACGTATCAAGGGTGCGCCGAGGTGGATTTAAGTTGTGTGCCCGTGTAGGCTAAGCTAGATTACGAATCACTGCTGATAGTGTTTAAGTTCAACAACGATGAATAAATTGTTATCTTCCGTTTCCAAACTCCGATCATTCGTTTCGTCGACTTCCAACTAACCTTGTAGTCTAGTTTCAGGAATCCCAGGAACTCACCCTCTGTTTGCATGTTGATGAGCGTATGCACCGCACTGAGGAAGCCTACGCCTTGCCGTGTCTAGTGCAACGTATCTCCCTCTTACCAGAGGTGCGACTTTACGGTGTGCGGTAACGACACGAATGAGGCGAGCGTTGGCCAGGTTCTACGATTACGCCTGGCGATAGCGTAATGACGATTGTACTTATGCGTTCGCACAGCACGTCTCACCGAGCGGTTGTTTACGTCCCGGTGTGGGGTTAGTGCAACGCCACTCTCACCGATAATTCGTACGGATATAGACGCGGAACCTGTTCTGAGTCGATGTCTTGGGGATTGTCTGTTACGTTGCCGATGGCGGTAGTCGATAGGTGTTGTCTTCTCTAGATTAGAATCGCTGCAGGAACTCCCCGGTGCATGCATACCTATGCAGAGAGAATTCTTCCCGCGGTGGGAAAGCTCAATGTTGATTGGATGCAGGCATGCAATAGCTGGTGCCGGAAGTAGTCCGGTTGAGTGTTGCGCGTAAACATTGGAAAGATATACAACCTCACTCAACCAGTAGTTGTGCGCGTTGGTGATGTAATATgtcatatatatattttaggGTTGACCttctcgtttgaaagttgaacGCCGGCGACTCGTTCGTAGCTCCGGAGTAAGTGAGGCAATCCTCTCCCTCCGCGAACACTTACAGCATGCGGCTTGGTACcgatggtgttgtttttctttcggtatCCCCCTCGAGGCCCAATTCTGGATCACCTTGGACTTCAACCTGCGCCTTCCGTGCTCGCACGGAAAATGGTTCACCTTCTCCGGTGACCTCCAGAGCCCACAGGAGAGTACTTCCGAGTGCCCTCCGAGCGTACGTCCTTCATGGAGCGCATTAACGACACAATATTTAGTTTAACCTTAAACGCCGCCGCATGCAGGAAACGACATGATTAATTAACCTGGCCTGCCACGACGGGCCGTCAGGCGTCTTAATCGATTTTCGGCTGCCATTTTCGGTGGCACCGGAGTTTGCCGCGCGAGTCACCAGAAGCTGTCGAAAGCCTTCGCGCGGACATGTCCTTAATCGGCCCCGGTTGAGTGGTGGAAATTTGGAAAGGCGCCACCTAACCTAGTGGCCTTTAGTGAATCTGTCAcgtctcttgtttttttttcctccaccgctAGTGCTTTTTATCGAAGCCACTATAGGTTTATTCGCTTCGCAATCTCCGGGCCCCGGAGGTTTTGGACCACCCGAGCATGGCGACTTGCATGCTGCAAGCCTAAAACCATCGATGTACCAAGCATCCGAAAAGGCTCGTCCAACGCCGGGAAAATATAGAAAGGGAAGATCgcgaattaaaaacaaaaatggccacctcattcctttttctttccaagTGACGCGGAGGTTTTGGAGCCTGGAACCAAAACGCTTTTCGTTCAATTATGATTGCAAACAGGATTAATTGTCATTGCTGCTTGAAAGAAAACGTGCGCAAAGGGTCAAAAATTCACAATTCCAAACATGTTTGgccgaaaacggaaaaaaacgaaacactttgggcATCGATTGCAAAGTTTAACGAACGCGCGCGGcttgaaaccgaaaccgaaaggaGGCAAAACAAGGGGGCAGATAaccaaaaaaagaagaaaaaaaaaactccaaaataTACCCCCTCGCAGCATGCTATTTCGTCAGCATGTATATGCGTCCGGCACGGGGTTTGCAACGGCCACGAAACCCGGCCCGGGcgataaaaggaaaaataaataaaacgataaattaaactaaacgagcgaatgaaagaaaaaacgagTCAAGGTCGCCCTGCCATGTCGACTTGAGGTTGTTCGAGTAGGTTTTTGGAGTCGGTAAGTGGGGCTGGAAGAAATTGGAGACGCCCGTCGGAAAGAGATAAGACCATTAGCGACGCGTTCGGCACGCGAGAAGAGGTTGAACCAAGCGGCGAGATGTAccagaaggaaaaagaaaccacaaaATACTCTCACAATCGGAAAACATTGAACCTGGTGAGCATAtcgcttgtttttctttttgtgtggAGGGAGCAAAGGCGAATGTAAACAACGGCGTTAGACACCGCCGGTGACGTTTTACCTCACTCGGGTACTTGGATCGAACTTGACGGcaaagttttgtttgcttcttcgCGGTTGCATTGATACAAGCGATCAAGAGGAATGGCTGGAATCGGTGTCAACAGCCTTCCCTACTCCACCGAACATGGGACAAATCTGCCTAACCGATCTATCTGAGGGCTTGCAACAGCTTGGCCCTACAAAACTGTTGCCTACAGTCTCTTTCTAGGGGCAATATTTCATAGCTAACGCCATCCTAACGCCAGGCACCTCACCTGATCGGTGGGTAATATAATCCTACATCACGCGGAACAAGAGAACCTCTCACACTTGACATTACGCTGCAGTGGAGCACGTGCCAGAGTACAACAATGTAAATTGTAGATCTCAAACCCCTTTCGAGGCGGCTAGGAAGCTCGAGCCTAGACGAGTATATTCTGTCACCATCGTCATCTCACTCACTCCCCCGTCAAATCTGGGCTTACTCCCATATCCTTTGCTTAACGCAGGCGCAACGTCAACTGCTCTTTGCATATGGCCCCCGCGCGTGCCGGTGCTGGCGACTACTACTCGATCGTTGCACGACCACTACTCGACCACTACCCGCCGTTTGCTAGGCCGAAAACATTGCCAAACACACAGAGCCAGCTCACCAACACCGCTCACCATTGACCGCCGAGCGCACTCCGCTGCCGAGGGGAGGGGACGCCAGGTGGAGGGTCTCGAATATCTAGCAACCGCGTTTCGGTCACCGCCGGAGCCCTCAGGTGTTCGGATTTATCTGTCGGGTTAGGCATTAGTTAGTCGCCGCCAACCGAACGTAACGCCACGCCGATGCGGACAGATCGCGTCGCCTGGCAGTGGATTGCTCGGTGTCCTGGGGTGTGTTTGCTTTCCAGCTTCCAGCCATACGACTCCATCCGCGCATAGGTTTGTAGTATTGGGCAGAGAGTAAACATTCCGGGCGGGAAGGTGAACGGCTACAGGGTGGCCTTAGAACATATCGGGGAAGTTGGGGAACCTGCCGATGGCTACCTTCCGGGAGAATGTTTCCTGGACGTGGAGCTATTCTGGGGTGGGGAGGACCAAGGTAGTCCACCTCCCAGTCCCAGTGGCTCCACTCGTTCCACTCTTCCGCCAAGGTCGTCCGTTGTGTTGCAGGCATTGCACCGCGGCAGGTTCATCGACGTTCCCGATCAAACAGTTCACAGCTCCCGCACAACCGGGAGGGAGAATGTAAATTATACCTTTTGTTGTGGAtgttcatgtgtgtgtgtgtgtgtgtgtggttagttttattttgtgtgtcTCGATAAACACCAAACGAGTGTGCGTCGCCCAAGGCTCCCAAGTCCACCCGGGCTAGTGAACGTACTTGCTGCGAAAGAAAACTGGTTCACGCGGAAGATCGGTCACGGAGCGGGTGCGGCCTGTGGGGGGGCGACTGCAGATGCGGGTTTTGGGTGGGCTGAGCCAAGGCCGAACGCGAAAGGCCACCGGACCTCGGACGCCACACGCCCGGTGCGACGGTGCACGGTTGCGGGAGGAAGTCGTTGGCCGTTCTCATCAGCAGCGTTGCCTGCGAGCAGCGGGCGCCAGTCACTGTCGTCGTGTCGAGTgattttggtgttttgttgtgcAGCCGAACCTGCAGCCGAAGCGCATCCGTCAATCAGCCTCAAGCAACAAACGACGCCCTCGAAGGGACTGCGGACCTCGATCAATGTTCTTATTCTCTCGGAGCTGTTCTCTCGATCAATGTTCTAATTAAGCGTTTGATCTTTACGGTCCCCGTACAGTGACAGTGTGTAGTGCGGGTGCCTTCTGGAGTTCTAGAGCCGATCGACAAAAAACAACAGTGTCTTAGCGGGGTAGGTGAGCTGTACCACAGATGAGCCCCGGTGCTGGCTAAGCATACCAAGTGACTACCTACCCTCCCCGACTCCCCCAGTGAATCCTGTAGAATGGTTGCGGACGTGCCGTCGCCGTTGGGAAAGCTTGTTTTCGTGGCGTTCCTTCTGGCGGCGAGTGCCATCAGTGCCGACGTTGATCCCGCCCTAAAGCCGGTGAGTCCGATGGCAGCCGGAAACCGGTTTCTAGACAGTCATCTAACAGTCGGTACCCTCCCGCCCAATTCTAGCTGGCACGCGCACCGCGAGGGCTCGGGTTCTTTCACAAGATAACGCATCTCGGGTCGCTGCTGTACCAGCAGTACAACGACACCACCTACACGCTCAAGAATGTGTACGACCTGCTGAGCAACGAGTTCACCGACACCTTCACCACCACGACGCCCGATGTAGGTCCCTTCCCCGTGCAGCTTCCCCCACGGAGTACAGCAGACTAATGTGTATCTTTCTTCCCGTACGCCGAACAGCCACGTACCACGACCACCACACCCGATCCGGCCACTAGCACCACGCCCAAGTATCGGATCTCGCGCGCCGAGCTCGGACGCATCCTCAACCGGAACTACCGCGGTCTGCAGAAGCTGTTCCGTCTCGAGTGGAACGAAGCCTGGAATGTAAGTGTTTTGCGTCTGCACTATCTAGGGGTCCCTTGTTTGGTAGCTCACGAGGTACGGGTTTCTCCCCGCAGCAAACGAAGTACAACATTGATGGGTACAAGCGGGAGCTGAAGAACTCCGCCTTTCCGCCACGCAACAGGACAGCCGGCGCGAGCGGAGCGAACCTCACGGTGCAGGTGGATGCCAAGCTGAAGAGTCCCTGAGGAGGCCCACATGCAGTCAGCCTAGCGACATTGCCGTACGTGCGCACTACAACACCACTGTGATATAGTTCTTGTCGGGAGCAGGACCCGGAACGTCCGGGGGCTCGGTGTAGCGTTTGGGGAATAATCTTGCCCGCCTTTTTCTCCTACTCCTAACTACCAGAAGAACCCAACTCCGGGGCTCGGCGGATATTCTTTCAACTCGTTCTCGCTCGCCGGACACTTACCAGTTTAGTTAGCTCGTTAGTCCTTAGAAAAGACGTGCGTACGTGAGGTGTCTTTCCGGCGATCCCCACATCCATGCTTGTTTATAGCTTTCGTGTTTCCAACTCCTGATGAGAATAGGTGTGCAGGTGTTTGTTTCTACTATTTAGCCATAGGGATTAGGTGTAAGGCTAGTATAATGGTTCAGGGATGAAGCCCCCGGGGGGGAGAAGATGTGAACGAGTCCAACGAGGTACTAGGGAGTGGATAGGGGGCATTCATTGCTAACCTTCGCGGGGTTTGCTGTGGAGGGAACGAATCCGTTCAATAAGTGTCAACGAGCGGCGAAGGCTAGCAGGCATACAGCAGGTGGCAGGCACTAAAAAGACTCAATAAACGTAGGACCAAGTCAAGCGGAGCGCGTACAAGGTGTCACTCGGTTTCACTCTCACACACCAATGGCGTCACCCAATGTCACCCAGGGGAGGAGTCACGACCCGGGCGAGCACTTTTCCGagcagcgagatgaatcgtGCAGATGTGGCAACACGATGGAAGTCGTCGCCGCGTCAAGGTTGTGACCGGCACACCGTTGCTCATCctgcccaccaacatgctcgCTGCACTGCACCGCATTGACATTGAATTCGCAATTTCACCAGCACCCGCCAAATGGCAAATGGCGTCGATT
This region of Anopheles coustani chromosome X, idAnoCousDA_361_x.2, whole genome shotgun sequence genomic DNA includes:
- the LOC131269741 gene encoding uncharacterized protein LOC131269741, whose amino-acid sequence is MVADVPSPLGKLVFVAFLLAASAISADVDPALKPLARAPRGLGFFHKITHLGSLLYQQYNDTTYTLKNVYDLLSNEFTDTFTTTTPDPRTTTTTPDPATSTTPKYRISRAELGRILNRNYRGLQKLFRLEWNEAWNQTKYNIDGYKRELKNSAFPPRNRTAGASGANLTVQVDAKLKSP